The proteins below come from a single Longimicrobium sp. genomic window:
- a CDS encoding DsbA family protein — translation MKTERLLNVAVAILTGCALVVTALVVRRELSAPRAASSAPMQIPSWRSFAQSGHRMGPAKAPVMIVVFSDFQCPYCAVLMERLQKLRSARPAEVAVVYRHFPVAGHPHAVAAARASECAGEQGRFEPFHDALFAAPPDSIGIVPWERYAEAAGVGSLPKFRECAGATGPVAALARDTLAARKLYVNATPTMLINGLRVVGAPSMDSLEAYVGRAMRSSAVAGS, via the coding sequence GTGAAAACGGAACGCCTCCTGAATGTGGCGGTCGCCATCCTCACGGGGTGCGCGCTCGTTGTGACGGCGCTCGTGGTGCGCCGGGAGCTTTCGGCCCCGCGCGCGGCGTCTTCCGCACCCATGCAGATCCCATCGTGGCGCAGCTTCGCACAGAGCGGACACCGGATGGGACCCGCAAAGGCCCCGGTGATGATCGTCGTCTTTTCCGACTTCCAGTGTCCGTACTGCGCGGTGCTTATGGAGCGGCTCCAGAAGCTGAGGAGCGCGCGACCCGCCGAGGTGGCGGTGGTCTACCGGCACTTTCCGGTCGCGGGCCACCCGCACGCGGTCGCGGCCGCGCGGGCGAGCGAATGCGCGGGCGAGCAGGGACGATTTGAGCCGTTCCACGACGCGCTGTTCGCGGCCCCGCCCGATTCTATCGGCATCGTTCCCTGGGAACGCTACGCGGAGGCCGCGGGAGTAGGCAGCCTGCCGAAGTTCAGGGAATGCGCCGGCGCGACCGGCCCAGTGGCCGCGCTGGCGCGCGACACCCTGGCAGCCCGTAAGCTCTACGTCAACGCCACTCCCACGATGCTCATCAACGGACTGCGCGTGGTGGGCGCCCCCTCCATGGACTCGCTGGAGGCGTATGTCGGACGCGCGATGCGGTCGAGCGCGGTAGCCGGGTCATGA
- a CDS encoding PDZ domain-containing protein — protein MAERGYTGFSIRFAMTMTPGRATSDYPVIDAVHPGSPAQKVGLASGDVILEVDGRDAREEGALRMRPGGRYSLRIRRGDAEREVALVAVTRPATNGARP, from the coding sequence GTGGCCGAGCGTGGCTACACCGGCTTCTCGATCCGCTTCGCGATGACGATGACTCCGGGCCGGGCGACCTCGGATTACCCGGTGATCGACGCGGTCCATCCCGGCTCGCCGGCGCAGAAGGTCGGACTTGCATCAGGCGACGTGATCCTCGAGGTAGACGGGCGTGATGCTCGGGAAGAAGGCGCGCTCCGCATGCGTCCGGGGGGGCGGTACTCACTGCGCATCCGCCGCGGCGACGCGGAGCGGGAAGTGGCGCTAGTGGCGGTTACCCGTCCCGCCACAAACGGCGCACGTCCGTGA
- a CDS encoding carboxypeptidase regulatory-like domain-containing protein, which produces MRVFPIRAAPLRLAGAMLGVLAVLATPAMAQERAAADTVAGRVIAAGNAPIAGATVRLTQEAGAREQAVLTDRGGWYRFVVPGGSGSYVVSATAFGYLPFSVAVERGPGATRIDRDLRLSPRALVLDTLRSRVPRPGRETPTAAERAARWSSLSSEGFPVDPGSFADVAALEPGVVRVGGEGSELSIAGQSPEQNGATVDGATYGGGSLPSEGVRSVGVFTSSYDVARGQFSGGQIAATTISGTNLWGGSLSSYVDDPALRYGVAPEGLAGRTGRQVRLNGGGGGALVRDRLFVYGALDLSHGSATSTGLELLDSTALRRLGVAPDSVRRLVEIAQRVGAAAEEGPQRSGSRAFASALARVDYTLSEHQSLTARLDWRGFDGSGFGSSPLRLGGEGADQRVRDGGLLLQHTAGRGRWANELRAYASAGHSGAGADARTPSGTVRVLSTLPDGMTGASVLGFGGAPFARREEHSLREVANELKIEAAGGHLVKAGLLIQEERATGGAASAPAGSFAFNSLGDLENGRPSAFTRILAREPAEAMRRYGALYVGDSWKPSERLGLVYGLRLEGTRYRQRPALAPAVDSLVGGGRGQPPAELMLTPRLGLRYDVPGRGAWTIAGGAGGFGGVPPLAPLAALWSHTGAGEANLVCIGAAAPTPEWERYGADSSAIPSACANGGSIFASTAPRTTLFNPEFGAPRTWRLSLGASGKVSRRVGVGVDALLVRGTHLPSATDRNLNGTSAFVLQQEGGRPVYVAPEEIDLATGGIAPGGSRAIPPLGPVLELGSRGESRTGQLTGTVSALLPRGQLSLAYTMTHSRTLAGGIPAPGAAPASTAGDPTHMEWTNASFAPRHLVQGILSTRLTRRLRLSAVGRLASGLPFTPLVSGDVNGDGYGNDRAFVFDPAFTTDLEVAAAIERLVDDAPAGVRRCLRDQAGRVAEAGSCHTPWSPTLDLRAELLARGNVNTRRATLTLTATNVTAGLDYLLHGPDRLHGWGQYSFPDATLLEVRGFNRERRAFDYGVNPNFGRPLGGGTLRLPFRVALQARITLGADPRYQPLMQAIELGSGRARESIRADLARRVRNVPAILLNLSAGDTAALALTPMQRARLRALADSIAPAIAFAVDSLTDVYTEKGPFTALRSARLQEATARAGRLAASVIERTREQLTPEQWDRVPAWLARPPSTEELNSPPRIEMSIPMGGP; this is translated from the coding sequence TTGAGAGTCTTCCCCATCCGCGCGGCGCCCCTGCGGCTCGCCGGCGCCATGCTGGGCGTGCTCGCCGTGCTGGCCACGCCCGCGATGGCGCAGGAGCGTGCTGCCGCCGACACCGTGGCCGGGCGCGTGATCGCGGCCGGCAACGCTCCGATTGCAGGCGCCACCGTGCGTCTCACGCAGGAGGCGGGCGCGCGCGAGCAGGCGGTGCTGACCGACAGAGGGGGATGGTACCGGTTCGTGGTGCCGGGCGGGTCCGGATCCTACGTGGTGAGCGCGACCGCCTTCGGCTACCTGCCGTTCAGCGTGGCGGTGGAGCGCGGCCCCGGCGCCACGCGCATTGACCGCGACCTCCGCCTCAGTCCCCGTGCGCTGGTGCTGGACACGCTGCGATCGCGCGTGCCGAGGCCCGGCCGGGAGACGCCGACGGCCGCGGAACGTGCGGCGCGCTGGAGCTCCCTGAGCAGTGAGGGCTTCCCGGTGGACCCCGGGAGCTTCGCAGACGTCGCGGCCCTCGAGCCGGGCGTGGTGCGCGTCGGCGGGGAGGGGTCAGAGCTCTCCATCGCCGGCCAGTCGCCGGAGCAGAATGGGGCCACGGTGGACGGGGCGACCTACGGCGGCGGCAGCCTCCCTTCCGAAGGGGTCCGCAGCGTAGGCGTGTTCACCAGCAGCTACGACGTGGCGCGAGGGCAGTTCTCGGGTGGGCAGATCGCGGCGACCACCATTAGCGGAACCAACCTGTGGGGCGGCTCGCTCAGCAGCTACGTGGATGACCCGGCGCTGCGATACGGGGTCGCGCCAGAGGGGCTCGCGGGCCGGACCGGTCGACAGGTGCGCCTGAACGGCGGGGGTGGCGGGGCCCTGGTACGGGACCGCCTCTTCGTGTACGGAGCACTGGACCTGTCGCATGGCAGTGCCACGAGCACCGGGCTCGAGCTGCTGGATTCCACGGCGCTGCGCCGGCTGGGCGTTGCGCCCGACTCGGTGCGGCGTCTGGTCGAGATCGCCCAGCGCGTGGGAGCGGCGGCGGAGGAGGGACCCCAGCGGTCGGGCTCGCGTGCCTTCGCGTCGGCGCTCGCACGGGTAGACTACACGTTGTCCGAGCACCAGTCGCTGACGGCACGCCTGGACTGGCGCGGGTTCGACGGGTCCGGGTTCGGCTCCTCACCCCTCCGCCTCGGCGGCGAGGGAGCGGACCAGCGGGTGCGGGATGGTGGGCTCCTCCTGCAGCACACCGCCGGGCGGGGACGATGGGCCAACGAGCTGCGGGCCTACGCTTCGGCCGGGCATTCCGGCGCGGGGGCGGATGCTCGCACGCCCTCCGGTACGGTACGCGTGCTCTCGACCCTCCCGGACGGTATGACAGGGGCCTCGGTGCTCGGGTTCGGCGGAGCGCCGTTCGCCAGGCGGGAGGAGCACTCCCTGCGGGAGGTGGCCAACGAGCTGAAGATAGAGGCGGCGGGCGGACACCTCGTGAAGGCCGGGCTGCTCATCCAGGAAGAGCGCGCGACGGGGGGGGCGGCGTCGGCCCCGGCCGGCAGCTTCGCCTTCAACAGCCTCGGCGACCTTGAGAACGGGCGTCCTTCCGCCTTCACTCGCATCCTCGCGCGGGAGCCTGCGGAGGCGATGCGCCGCTACGGCGCGCTCTACGTGGGTGACAGCTGGAAGCCGTCTGAGCGGCTGGGCCTGGTGTACGGGCTGCGGCTGGAGGGAACCCGGTACCGCCAGCGCCCTGCCCTGGCCCCGGCCGTGGATTCGCTCGTCGGCGGAGGGCGTGGCCAACCGCCGGCGGAGCTGATGCTCACGCCGCGCCTGGGGCTTCGCTATGACGTGCCCGGCCGGGGTGCCTGGACCATCGCGGGCGGAGCGGGCGGCTTCGGCGGGGTGCCCCCGCTGGCGCCGCTAGCGGCGCTCTGGAGCCACACGGGAGCGGGAGAGGCGAACCTCGTCTGCATCGGCGCCGCCGCTCCCACCCCGGAGTGGGAACGCTACGGGGCGGACTCCAGCGCGATCCCCTCCGCATGCGCCAACGGGGGCTCCATCTTCGCCAGCACCGCGCCCCGGACAACCCTGTTCAACCCGGAGTTCGGCGCGCCCCGCACCTGGCGGCTGTCGCTGGGCGCGAGCGGAAAGGTCAGCCGCCGGGTAGGGGTGGGAGTGGACGCGCTCCTGGTGCGCGGTACGCACCTGCCCAGCGCCACAGACCGCAACCTGAACGGCACGTCCGCCTTCGTACTCCAGCAGGAGGGAGGGCGCCCGGTCTACGTGGCACCTGAGGAGATCGATCTGGCGACGGGCGGGATCGCGCCGGGCGGATCACGCGCCATACCGCCTCTCGGCCCGGTTCTGGAGCTCGGCTCCCGCGGTGAGTCGCGGACCGGGCAGCTTACGGGAACGGTGAGCGCGCTGCTGCCGCGCGGTCAGCTGAGCCTTGCTTACACCATGACGCACTCCCGGACGCTCGCGGGTGGCATACCGGCGCCCGGCGCCGCTCCCGCGAGCACGGCCGGCGATCCCACGCACATGGAGTGGACCAACGCGTCTTTCGCGCCCCGGCACCTTGTCCAGGGCATTCTCAGCACCCGGCTGACGCGGCGCCTGCGCCTCAGCGCGGTCGGCCGGCTCGCCTCCGGGCTCCCGTTCACGCCGCTGGTGAGCGGAGACGTGAACGGCGACGGGTATGGCAACGACCGGGCCTTCGTCTTCGACCCAGCGTTCACCACCGATCTGGAGGTCGCCGCCGCGATCGAGCGGCTGGTGGACGACGCACCCGCCGGTGTGCGGCGGTGCCTGCGCGACCAGGCGGGGCGCGTCGCGGAGGCCGGCTCATGCCACACGCCCTGGTCGCCAACGCTCGACCTGCGCGCCGAGCTCCTGGCGCGGGGGAACGTGAACACGCGGCGAGCGACGCTCACGCTGACCGCGACCAACGTGACGGCCGGGCTGGATTACCTGCTGCACGGCCCCGACCGGCTCCACGGTTGGGGGCAGTACTCGTTCCCAGACGCCACCCTCCTCGAGGTGCGCGGATTCAACCGGGAGCGCCGGGCGTTCGACTACGGCGTGAATCCGAATTTTGGCAGGCCGCTGGGTGGCGGCACGCTGCGCCTCCCGTTCCGCGTCGCGCTGCAGGCTCGGATCACCCTCGGCGCGGACCCGCGCTACCAGCCGCTCATGCAGGCCATCGAGCTGGGCTCCGGGCGCGCGCGCGAGTCCATTCGCGCGGACCTCGCGCGGCGCGTCCGCAACGTCCCCGCGATCCTCCTCAACCTGAGCGCCGGCGACACCGCCGCACTGGCGCTCACCCCCATGCAGCGCGCCCGGCTGCGCGCGCTGGCCGATTCCATCGCGCCCGCCATCGCCTTCGCGGTGGACTCGCTCACCGACGTATATACGGAGAAGGGTCCGTTCACGGCGTTGCGCAGCGCGCGACTCCAGGAAGCAACCGCGCGGGCGGGTAGGCTCGCCGCAAGCGTCATCGAGCGCACGCGCGAGCAGCTCACTCCCGAG